The following proteins are co-located in the Malus sylvestris chromosome 13, drMalSylv7.2, whole genome shotgun sequence genome:
- the LOC126597564 gene encoding peroxidase 5-like, with translation MEIGPRLITAAVFAVTLCSMITVPCSADEVNNPGNGLHVGFYDRKCPNLEQIVTDVVAKAVETDQKLPAGLIRLFFHDCFVKGCDASILLDSTPSNEPVEMQSPANGGIRGIEVIEEIKARLEQECPETVSCADILAFATREAVAFSGLPRHQVPTGRRDSRTSRASDVILPSPATPMDEIIDFFSRRNLTPEEMVVLFGAHSIGTVHCSFFDYRLYNFAPGQPQDPSLNPVFAADLAQQCPAPNTLQGEEAENKVVDLDTTPLVLDNHYYMNLIEGRALMQSDQALATNPRTGAEVAKLAIRSDSWARQFVRAIIKMGRINVLTGDAGEIRKNCRNFN, from the exons ATGGAGATAGGCCCTCGTTTAATTACAGCGGCGGTTTTTGCCGTCACCTTGTGTTCCATGATCACTGTTCCTTGTTCGGCAGATGAAGTGAACAACCCGGGGAATGGGTTGCATGTGGGATTTTACGATCGGAAATGTCCCAATTTGGAGCAAATTGTGACTGACGTTGTGGCCAAGGCTGTAGAGACGGACCAAAAGCTTCCTGCTGGCCTCATTCGCCTCTTTTTCCACGATTGCTTTGTGAAG GGATGCGATGCATCAATTCTGTTGGATTCAACGCCCTCTAACGAGCCCGTAGAGATGCAATCACCGGCCAACGGTGGAATCCGAGGTATCGAAGTCATTGAAGAGATCAAGGCTAGGCTAGAGCAGGAATGCCCGGAAACCGTCTCCTGTGCCGACATACTAGCCTTTGCCACACGGGAAGCTGTGGCTTTCTCCGGTTTACCCCGTCACCAAGTCCCCACTGGACGCCGCGACAGCCGCACTTCCCGTGCCTCCGACGTCATTCTTCCTTCTCCCGCCACACCAATGGACGAGATCATAGACTTCTTCTCCAGAAGAAACTTGACCCCAGAGGAAATGGTCGTCTTGTTTGGCGCGCACTCCATCGGCACCGTCCACTGCAGCTTCTTCGACTATAGGCTGTACAATTTCGCACCAGGTCAGCCGCAAGATCCTTCACTAAACCCAGTGTTTGCGGCTGACCTGGCTCAACAGTGCCCTGCACCCAACACATTGCAGGGTGAGGAGGCTGAAAACAAGGTTGTTGACTTAGATACTACACCGCTTGTCCTGGACAATCACTACTACATGAACCTGATAGAGGGGAGAGCATTGATGCAATCGGATCAGGCTCTGGCGACCAATCCTCGCACCGGCGCGGAGGTGGCGAAACTGGCTATTAGGTCTGATTCTTGGGCTCGGCAATTTGTTAGGGCCATAATTAAGATGGGGAGAATCAACGTTCTCACTGGGGATGCAGGAGAGATAAGAAAAAATTGTCGGAACTTTAACTAA
- the LOC126597562 gene encoding uncharacterized protein LOC126597562: protein MSSSSSAMTSLNFSNIETLTGSNYKKWKEDLEIALGMMDFDLALREDKPAALTVESTAEQKSKSAQWEKANRMALMIMKRSMTSSVKGGIPKSDSAKTFFDAIGNKFKESEKAETGNFLTKLTSMKFDGVGSVREHILKMSDIAQKLKELEHPLTDQFLVHMALNSLPAQYGQLKVSYNTQKATWDIDDLISMCAQEELRLSTDKMETVNFVHNAKGKHVAVDQSSMTAGKQKKNSTFSSFKNTNPLKRSQKFKVTTEAPKPCYFCKEVGHLRKDCTGFKNWLVKKGLLKTKGEK from the exons ATGTCGAGTTCTTCCTCAG CCATGACTTCTCTCAACTTCTCTAACATTGAAACCCTAACGGGTTCCAATTACAAGAAATGGAAAGAGGACTTGGAGATAGCCCTTGGCATGATGGATTTTGACTTGGCTCTAAGGGAGGACAAGCCTGCTGCACTGACTGTTGAAAGCACAGCAGAACAAAAGTCGAAGTCTGCTCAATGGGAGAAGGCAAACAGGATGGCCCTTATGATTATGAAAAGGTCCATGACAAGCAGCGTGAAAGGTGGCATTCCAAAGAGTGACAGTGCAAAAACATTCTTTGACGCCATAGGGAACAAGTTCAAGGAATCTGAAAAAGCTGAAACTGGAAATTTTCTCACGAAATTGACATCCATGAAGTTCGACGGTGTTGGGAGTGTGAGAGAACACATTCTGAAAATGTCAGACATCGCACAAAAGCTGAAAGAACTGGAGCATCCATTGACAGACCAGTTTTTGGTGCATATGGCACTAAATTCCTTGCCTGCACAGTATGGCCAGCTAAAGGTGTCGTACAACACTCAGAAAGCAACCTGGGATATTGATGACTTAATTTCCATGTGTGCACAGGAAGAGTTGAGGCTGTCAACTGATAAAATGGAGACTGTGAACTTTGTTCACAATGCAAAGGGCAAACATGTGGCTGTTGATCAGTCATCTATGACTGCTGGTAAGCAGAAGAAAAATTCaaccttttcttcttttaaaaatacTAACCCTCTTAAACGATCTCAAAAATTTAAAGTCACAACTGAAGCTCCTAAGCCTTGTTATTTCTGCAAAGAAGTCGGCCATCTAAGGAAAGATTGCACTGGTTTTAAAAACTGGCTGGTTAAGAAAG